From the Leishmania panamensis strain MHOM/PA/94/PSC-1 chromosome 31 sequence genome, one window contains:
- a CDS encoding hypothetical protein (TriTrypDB/GeneDB-style sysID: LpmP.31.0220), producing the protein MEPSSTDDQEVHLTEVRVERGKQLGISNDEEDEEERPNDATASDTNAASTAASDTEQDRADDEDAADEEREEADDEEDEEDDDADDSDEDEEETPVYSLPPLPPVHTPARVQGIATAEVYGIVKELRRQMDDPVERAHAKAMLQGDTDVLLAVAQVLQEAHLLRRSKVNDHGDIEEELVPQPAAARPSLPTGYNSWIVETPAHPRR; encoded by the coding sequence ATGGAGCCCTCTTCAACGGATGACCAAGAGGTGCACCTCACAGAAGTGAGGGTCGAGCGCGGGAAGCAGTTGGGCATATCCAacgacgaggaagacgaagaggaacgGCCGAATGATGCAACGGCCTCTGACACGAATGCCgcttccactgctgccagTGACACCGAGCAGGACCGTGCGGATGATGAGGATGCTGCTGACGAAGAGCGCGAAGAAGCAGACGACGAagaagatgaggaggacgatgaTGCGGATGACAGCGacgaagacgaggaagagacgcCGGTGTActcactgccaccactgccgcccgTCCACACGCCAGCCAGGGTGCAGGGCATCGCCACAGCGGAGGTGTACGGCATCGtcaaggagctgcgccgccaaaTGGACGACCCGGTGGAGCGAGCGCATGCCAAGGCGATGTTGCAGGGCGACACAGACGTGCTGCTGGCCgtcgcgcaggtgctgcaagaggcgcacctcctccgaCGCTCCAAGGTGAACGACCACGGTGATATCGAAGAGGAGCTCGTCCCCCAGCCAGCGGCCGCGCGGCCATCACTGCCCACTGGGTACAACAGCTGGATTGTAGAGACTCCGGCACATCCACGGAGGTGA
- a CDS encoding hypothetical protein (TriTrypDB/GeneDB-style sysID: LpmP.31.0230), whose translation MNLDVVDATAEALPLELLNNTNKELTAQLTRFEQQLEERQGSVEDQRRRLQFMKEHLSNVRAEIVNTQSLSETKKREVESEESMCRVMERECARLQQRQTQLEQNSEDVRDRLTSVQDRIFRGNLKLEELKTSLDYNQEELEQWDEARRQKEEDELAIAQYSKMDETKVKQLTQRIEKLENGVRKQRKQLDEEVLATQHVQGELDRVANEYRKLHDDRSGILDEWELVVRTIAERDEAIRIAAEQYAEGVAWILQRQKLKKSLSVSLDEAQEETEVINYTIQEREKTSHKLQEAVPVLTQQVQSVQDEVDALREKASRATRDKRAVILQLEETITEIERRKRELAMTEKARTTAAEKLKEEEMTANDLQKQAQFIAQLLKDAEMASHKITRDIEQLKTTTFRANQELAKVRAAQTTSLSEISGAQAQGKNYKAKIDQLDGESFAQQGVLYNIEFSVQQIEKRVSRAKGERTEEERKELRRKIDLLQITLDELEKQNRILQNQVKRVREEMRKSSILIEKLEATKKRSLEEVLEMDLRCTHSDREEKQLEKQREDLLIKVDTLELQLGRLRNLLRVKDAELLTLEEKKRQLEADVAEREAEIEVHHRLLRMEAKLAEEERKRLVTELLERQKNLTAVKNRQEVLVGRMDPAHARLSQVQLVIAAAKEREDLQYRGDSLDARIRRMEKEMLKLEKTIAIIRASNGQYRHQFDKVSDKDEEVQTQKALKNKFKELKSAISRRTLEVNDFQATTRNKQEELRALQFEKQRVGHMQEQLLKEYETVTQDILALREAAIRYDQAIEKAKGNVDAAVVGDIELVCTRERLDNTIAQLLSLSREAGEEVLDVVKQMLTAHQLSIEGA comes from the coding sequence ATGAATCTCGATGTCGTGGACGCAactgccgaggcgctgcccCTTGAGCTGCTCAACAACACGAACAAAGAGCTCACCGCCCAGCTCACGCGctttgagcagcagctggaggagcggcagggCAGCGTCGAagaccagcggcggcgactgcAGTTTATGAAGGAGCACCTCAGCAATGTCCGAGCAGAAATTGTCAACACACAGAGCCTCTCCGAGACAAAGAAGCGCGAGGTGGAGTCGGAGGAGAGCATGTGCCGCGTCATGGAGCGCGAATgcgcgcggctgcagcagcggcaaacGCAGCTGGAGCAAAACTCCGAGGACGTCCGAGACCGGCTGACGTCGGTACAGGACCGCATCTTTCGTGGAAATCTGAAGCTCGAGGAGCTCAAGACTTCACTGGACTACAaccaggaggagctggagcagtGGGACGAGGCCCGCcggcagaaggaggaggatgagctCGCCATCGCGCAGTACTCCAAGATGGATGAGACGAAGGTGAAGCAGCTCACCCAGCGCATCGAGAAGCTCGAGAACGGCGTgcggaagcagcgcaagcagcttgacgaggaggtgctggccACGCAGCACGTGCAGGGGGAGCTGGACCGTGTCGCCAACGAGTACCGCAAGCTTCACGACGACCGTAGTGGCATACTGGACGAGTGGGAGTTGGTGGTTCGCACCATCGCCGAGCGTGACGAGGCCATCCGCATCGCGGCAGAGCAGTACGCCGAGGGCGTTGCCTGGAttctgcagcggcagaagctcAAGAAGTCGCTCTCGGTCTCACTGGatgaggcgcaggaggagacggaggtgaTCAACTACACCATCCAAGAGCGCGAAAAGACGTCGCacaagctgcaggaggcggtgccggtgctgacCCAGCAGGTGCAGAGCGTACAGGATGAGGTGGATGCCCTGCGCGAGAAGGCGTCGCGGGCCACGCGGGACAAGCGGGCGGTGATcctgcagctggaggagacCATCACAGAGATCGAGCGCCGGAAAAGGGAGCTGGCAATGACCGAGAAGGCCCGAACCACTGCggcggagaagctgaaggaggaggagatgactGCCAACGACCTTCAGAAGCAAGCCCAGTTTATTGcccagctgctgaaggacgCCGAGATGGCCTCCCACAAGATCACCAGGGATATTGAGCAGCTCAAGACGACGACCTTCAGGGCGAACCAGGAGCTTGCTAAGGTGCGCGCCGCCCAGACGACGAGCCTGAGCGAGATCAGTggggcacaggcacagggcAAGAACTACAAGGCCAAGATCGATCAACTCGATGGCGAATCCTTTGCTCAGCAGGGGGTGCTGTACAACATCGAGTTCAGTGTTCAGCAGATAGAGAAGCGTGTCAGTCGTGCCAAGGGCGAAcgcaccgaggaggagcggaaggagctgcgcagaAAAATCGATCTTCTGCAGATCACACTTGACGAGCTCGAGAAGCAAAACCGAATTCTGCAGAACCAAGTGAAGCGGGTGCGAGAGGAGATGCGGAAGTCGTCCATTCTGATCGAGAAGTTGGAGGCGACAAAGAAGCGGTCTCTCGAGGAGGTGTTAGAGATGGACCTGCGTTGCACACACAGTGACcgtgaagagaagcagctggagaagcagcgtGAGGACCTCCTCATCAAGGTGGACACGTtagagctgcagctgggccGCCTGCGCAACTTGCTAAGAGTCAAGGACGCAGAGTTGCTCACGttggaggaaaagaagcgtCAACTTGAGGCCGACGTGGCggagcgcgaggcggagaTTGAGGTGCATCACCGTCTGCTCAGGATGGAAGCGAAgctggcggaggaagagcgcaAGCGCCTTgtgacggagctgctggagcgtcAGAAGAACTTGACAGCGGTGAAGAACAGGCAGGAGGTGCTTGTAGGTCGCATGGACCCGGCACATGCGCGACTGTCGCAGGTCCAACTCGTTATTGCGGCAGCGAAAGAGCGCGAGGACCTCCAGTACCGTGGGGACTCCCTTGATGCGCGCATCCGTCGCATGGAGAAGGAGATGCTGAAGCTAGAGAAGACGATCGCTATCATCAGGGCAAGCAATGGGCAGTACAGGCACCAGTTCGACAAGGTTTCTgacaaggacgaggaggtgcaaACGCAGAAGGCCCTAAAGAACAAGTTCAAGGAGCTCAAGAGCGCGATAAGCCGCCGCACTCTGGAGGTAAACGACTTTCAGGCCACCACACGCAAcaagcaggaggagctgcgggcACTGCAGTTTGAGAAACAGCGTGTCGGGCAcatgcaggagcagctgttGAAGGAGTATGAAACTGTCACGCAAGACATTCTAGCGTTGCGTGAGGCCGCCATTCGCTATGATCAAGCCATCGAGAAGGCCAAGGGGAACGTCGATGCAGCTGTGGTGGGCGATATCGAACTTGTTTGTACACGCGAGAGGCTGGACAACACCATCGCtcagcttctctctctctcccgaGAGGCTGGTGAGGAGGTGCTCGATGTCGTTAAACAGATGCTCACTGCCCATCAGCTGTCCATCGAAGGTGCCTAG